A stretch of DNA from Rothia mucilaginosa:
CCGGCAGCAGCGTCACCCTCGCAGCGGGCGCGACCTTCGTGACCGAGGTTGAGTACACCGTCTCTGCCAGCGCCCAGTCGCTCCTTAAGTTCGGTAAGATCAACGGCCAGGCATGGGCCCCCTCCGGTCGCAAGCTGACCGGTAAGACCACCGAACTGGTAGCCTCCGCAGGCCAGGCAAAGTACCTGTCCGTCGCGCAGACCGCCGGCACCTGGACCGCAGAAGTACCGACCGTCACCAAAAACTCTGACGGCACCTACACCTTCAAGGGTCGTATCGTCTACACCACCAGCAAGGCGTACACCATGAAGCAGTCCGGCACCAAGTACTACAGCCAGACCAACTTCATGCCGGCGCAGCTGCGCTTCCCTGCAAATGACGGCTGGGTCTCGTACAAGCAGACCTCCAGCGTGCAGGTTGCAAACCTGACCTACTCCGGCAATGGCGCAACCGGCTCGGAGAGCGTTTCCGGTCAGGCCACCACCGCGGAGATTCACCCGTAATAGATCAACCCCTCATGCAGGGTAAGAACATATAGAAAACCCCCGGCGGATACACTGAATGTATCCACCGGGGGATTTCTGCATCCGAATAGTTCTCAAACGCTTGAAAACAAATTCCAGAGCGGCTATATACACTTGTCGAGAGCTTATTGGGGGTGTTGTAACTAGCCGACCGTCGTGCCGAACGCCAGACCCAGCAGGTAGGTCACGAACGCAGCGCCAAAGCCAATTAGAATCTGACGAACACCGCGCTTGAGCGGGGAAGCACCCGAAAGCAGGCCCACCACGCCGCCGGTGAAGCCCAGCGCCGCACCCACAAACAGCAGGGACAACACCATCGCGAACACACCCGACAAGCCAAAGATATACGGCAGAATCGGAACCAACGCACCCGAAGCGAAGAACGCGAACGACGCTGCGGCGGCACCAATATCGGTACCCAAAGCCACATTCTCCTCACGATCCTCTTCCTCGCGGTGAGACAGCGACGGATCGCAGTCACAATCCAGGTAGCCGAAACGCTCCATCGCACGGTGATGCGCCGCGTCCGGCTCCATGCCGCGGGCACGGTAAATGAGCTCCAGCTCGTTCGAATCCAAATCCAAATCGTGCGCAACACGCAGGGTCACCTGGGTCGGCTGGGAGGCATCCAGCAGCTCACGCTGAGAACGCACCGACACGAACTCACCCGCCGCCATCGACAGCGCACCCGCCAGCAGACCCGCAATACCCGACAGCAGAACCATCGAACTGGACGCGCCCGACGCGGTAATACCCATAGTCAGCGCCAGATTCGACACCAAACCGTCGTTAGCGCCAAAGACCGCCGCACGGAAATTACCCGAAAGCTTCTCGCGACCGTTAGTCGCCAGGGCGCGAATAATCTCCTCGTGAATCGCCTCGTCAGCCGCCATTTCCTCGGTGGCGTCCGGGTCCTCAGCGTAGGGGGAGCGGGACTCGGCGCGCTGAGCCATCGCAAGAATAAACACCGAACCGAAGTTCTTCGCCAAGAACTGCAGTAGCTGCGATTGCAGGGACGGGCGCACGTGTACATCCGCGTGCTCGCCGAGCATGTCACGCCAATGCTGCTGGTGACGCTTCTCCGCCTCAGCAACCTGCAGCAAAATCTCACGGTCGGTACCCTCGGCACGGCGAGCCAGGTAGCGGTAGATGCGCGCTTCCGACTCCTCATCGGCAAGGTAGCGGCGCCAACGCTTAATCTGCGTGGGGGAGGGGGAGGTAACGGCGCTATGGCGGGTGGCCTGCGGAGCCTCGGTAGCGGTGTTTTCCGGCTGAAGTTTCTCAGTTTCTTCGCCGTGCTCGTGCTGGGCGTGCGTGCTCATATCTCTCTTTCCGCCGGATGCGGGTCGCGCCGGGTATCTCCCGGGCGCGCAATCATGCGTTTAATCTGTGTGTTCTGAGTTGATCAGTGAACCACTGTAGAGCACTCCGAACAGAAAATCTAGGACGGCCTAACCCGGTGTTATTGTTCGCCTCAACGTACTTTGTGATACCGCACGGGCGAGGACTCAAGTGCCGGGAAAGGTAAAAGTGGTTGGGAATAAGCGGGGCAGCTTCGAGTGTAAAAAGCCGGGCGGGTGCACCCTCCATAAGGAGAGCGCACCCGCCCGGCTTGTGACTCTAAAAGCTAACGCCTACATGACGTGCCGCTATAGGTAGGCTACAGTTTAGAGGCCACAACTTAGATGGTTGCGGCTTAGATGTTGCCTTCGCCGTTTTCCAGGAACGCGCGGATGAACCACTGGAACTTCTCCAGCTCAGCGGTCTGGCCAATCAGCAGGTCCTCGGTGATGGGGTCGGACTCGCCAGCGAATGCAATCGCCTTGCGGTGAGCCTCAATCACGCGGGTGTACACGTCGTTCAGAGCGTGCAGGTGGTCAGCAACGCGTGCGCGGCCGACGGGGTAGTCTTCAACGGTGCGCTGTGCGACCAGTGCGCCAGCCAGGCCGTTGGGGGTTGCGCCCAGGGTTGCCATGCGCTCTGCGATGGCGTCGACGAACTCGCGGACGGTGTCGACCTGGGGGTCAATCATTTCGTGAACGGCGATG
This window harbors:
- a CDS encoding VIT1/CCC1 transporter family protein translates to MSTHAQHEHGEETEKLQPENTATEAPQATRHSAVTSPSPTQIKRWRRYLADEESEARIYRYLARRAEGTDREILLQVAEAEKRHQQHWRDMLGEHADVHVRPSLQSQLLQFLAKNFGSVFILAMAQRAESRSPYAEDPDATEEMAADEAIHEEIIRALATNGREKLSGNFRAAVFGANDGLVSNLALTMGITASGASSSMVLLSGIAGLLAGALSMAAGEFVSVRSQRELLDASQPTQVTLRVAHDLDLDSNELELIYRARGMEPDAAHHRAMERFGYLDCDCDPSLSHREEEDREENVALGTDIGAAAASFAFFASGALVPILPYIFGLSGVFAMVLSLLFVGAALGFTGGVVGLLSGASPLKRGVRQILIGFGAAFVTYLLGLAFGTTVG
- the dps gene encoding DNA starvation/stationary phase protection protein Dps; protein product: MAFANYTAPGLTLEEGKGISEVLQARLHDLNDLHLLLKHAHWNVTGPGFIAVHEMIDPQVDTVREFVDAIAERMATLGATPNGLAGALVAQRTVEDYPVGRARVADHLHALNDVYTRVIEAHRKAIAFAGESDPITEDLLIGQTAELEKFQWFIRAFLENGEGNI